CTGGGATAGAATTccaggctgccccatccctggaagtgtccaaggccaggttggagcacctgggatagtggaaggtgtcccagaGGATGGAACTGGAAGAACTTTAAGGCCCCTtctacccaaaccattctgggattctgtgatcaataatttgctattttttccctcctgctgaATGTATTTTCCAGAGAGAAATTCTGCCCAGGCTTTATCTTCAGGTACTCTCAGAGCTGTTGCATCTGTGTGGAATAGAAAGTACTTAAAGTGTGGGAATAATGAAGAGCTCCAGGAAAGGGCTTTTCCTTATTCCCTTTGGTGAGCGTGTTTGGGGTGGCTGCCTCGGTGCTGATTTTCCCTGGCTGTTGGTGTTTTCCAGATGGGCCACCCAGGAATGCCCCACTACCCCCCCATGGGGATGCACCCCATGGGCCAGAGACCTCCCAACATGCCCCCAGTTCCCCACGGGATGATGCCTCAGATGATGCCCCCCATGGGAGGACCCCCGATGGGGCAGGTAAGGCAATTCCAGCAGCATTCTGTTCCCAGGGATCCCTGAGGGGGGGAATCTccctgggaaaggaaaggggagaacTCAGGGGGTTTGATGCTGGCCAGGGTAAAACTCTTCTTatggggagcagggaattgATGCACCTTTGTGACTTTAATTGGAAAGGATAACAGGTAATTAATGCACCTCTAACTTTAATTATCAATCCTTGGTTTGGGATTTATTCAAGTTTTTAAATCAGAACAGGTAATTAATGTACCTCTAGCTTTAATTATCAATCCATAGTTTGGGATTTATTCAAGTGTTTTGGAGTGAGAACAGGTAATTAATGCACTTCCAACTTGCAGTCCATCATTTGGGATTTATTGAAGTTTTTGGAATGAGAACAGGTAATGCACCTCTTAGTTATCAATCTGTAAGTTGGGATTTATTTGAGTTTTTTGAAAGTTTCTTGTAGATTTTGAAGGGATAAGTTTGTCTTGGGACTTCACCTTTCTTTAATTCTTGGCCAATTCCTCCATCCACACACATGAACATTACAGcaagagaagaaacaaaggaTTTCAGAATTTTTACAGAATTCCTGTGGAATCCCAGGGGTTGGTTTGTAATCCCTGTATCCCACTGTTGCTGATGCCATGGGTTTGGAAAAGCCCTGGCAGGTGACACAGCCACAACCATGGCCCTGCTTTTGGCAGCTTTTCTTCTCAGTGACCACATTTCCTGTGTGGTTTGTGATGAAATCCTCAACTCTTAGGAGAAACAGTTCTCCTTGTGGGTATAATAATTATCCCAGGAATGCTGAATGTCCTCGGGATGCTCCTTGTGATGGTGGGTTATGGaagagaggcagggaaggattAAACCTTTGGGAACAGCCCATGGTGACAACTCCTTCCTTTGCAACTCCTTGGACACAGCCTCCCTGTTTTCCTCAAATCGGTGTATGAAGGCTTGGTAGGAATTTTTTCAGTGGGGATTTGCAGCCTCTGGggtaaaaataaagcaattttttaaaaatgaggagGATTTGACTCATTAGCACTGTGTGTGCTCGTTAGGAAGTGAAGTAGGAattctggtttatttctctgctttttgtaCCTCCTTTTCCACAATTCCCACTCTTAGCCAGGgaatatttcaatatttcatattttaggGAGCAACTCAGGACTTTTTGGTAGATGGAGAGCAAAAAGCTGAAGGTAAATGTCACACCTGGGAGTTCACCTTTCCTTTGTTGCTTTATTCCCTGGAGCCTTGGAATTCAGCAGGAATTCAGCATTCCCAACctttgcttttccagctttcaCTCGGGATTTCACTAATGGGATCAGGTCCCACATCATTTGCTATTGTTCCTTTGCAGTTTAAAtggtttttattgttatttCCTGTCCACATCTGGAATCTGGACATGCCATTCCTAATAGGAATATCCCAGTTTAGTGGGAATGTGATGAAGGGAATCACAACCCcacaaatgtgttttatttttccttgcctAAGAGGGATGCTTGggttaatttgttttaaatttaaaagaagtATCAGATAATGgcttttaaatacaaatactgTATTTTCTGCTGAGACTGTGATAAATATATGGGAAATGCTCTTGAATTCCAGATGCCTGGAATGATGCAGTCGGTGATGCCTGGAATGATGATGTCCCACATGTCCCAGGCTGCCATGCAGCCCACGGTTCCTGTGagtttaattgattttttttaaagcttttaaaagctctttttagCAATTGCTGTTGATCactctttgctttctttaattagaaaataagaatttaaattttaaattatttttcattgcagTGGAGGTTTATGTGGCTCTTGAATGGCtataaaataagatttttgtgattttcatCAGTCTTTAAATTCCTTTTAGTTTTTCATTCATTGTTTATCCTTCACTTCCTCGAGTTTGGCAGGAATCACTGTGACCTTGGATTGCTAAATTGTCTGACCAAGAGACTCTTCTCTCttaaattgtaattttttaaagagttttaaTTAATCATTAGCTGAGATATTAATCTTTTTAGTTCAATATTAAAGAGATTTGAGTCCATTTGAGAGAGATTTTTTATTAAGAGTTCCTGAAATTCAGTTGAGTATAAAAAATTGCTGAAATGGCCTAAGGAATGAGGAATTACTTATGTGGAATTATTTATGTAGAGAGGGAAAAGTTAAAATACAGGTGAAAtctctgaggggaaaaaatttaaattaaatcctGTTCTTAAGAGATAAATTTAGTCCCAGCCTAAGAGATTCACTCAAAACCAGTTCCAGCCATTtcaatttagaaataaattatttttacagggTTTTTCCCCATGCAGATTTAAATCCCTAAATTCCTCTGGAATTTCCTGTAGTGCTGAGCACAAAcctttgctgtgctgatttGAAGCAGTGAAATTCCTAAAACTCAGTATTTTGGTCAGATTAATGCTcttaaaattcattaaaaaattccTAGAAATTACTGGTTTGGTCAAATTAATGCTCCTCAAATACACAAcaaattcctgggaatttcctGGTTTATTCCTGTTGGATAATATCAAGTCAAATTGATCCAATGATTTATTTCCACTTTTTAAccaatttttctgttttcctggggAATATTTGTTGTTTGTAGCTGAGAACTGAAAATAAACCTTAGCCAAAGCTAAATCcacaaggagaaaaatgggaagacTTGGaatttggttgatttttttctttaattggaAGGAATCTCAGGAAGAAAGAGCTCAAGGAATGCAATTTTAATACAACCAAAGCCCAGTGCCCCATAATTATCCCACCTAATGATGTTCCTAATTGCTTACTTAAGGAGCAGGAATAATTAATGGGGAAGCAGGAATCCTTATTTAAGGAATTGATTCTTTTGTGGCAGAAAAGCCTTGTTTGAATAATGAATATTGAAATTTCTTTAAGGATTTAATTCCTCAGGAATTAATTACTTAAATTTAGTTGTTttaatgtataatttttttaattatttttgcagcCAGGAGTGAACAGCATGGATGCACAAGTAGGTGAGTAAAACAACTTgatataatttcaaaatatttaaccaaaagcagctgaaacattaaaaattccACTTTTCCCTGAAATGGAATGGAACATTTCAGTCCTGGAATCTCCATTGGTGCCCAGGACATTTTTTTCCGTGCACATTTGGAGgaatatttaagaaaatgaaggaaCCAAACctctaattaatttttaattatttatttttcaggagtGACCCCTCCTGGGACTCAGGTATGTGGAAAGCACAATTCCAGAAGGCTGGAATTCCACTGTGGTGTGGGGCAAACTTGGTTTTAGGGATTTAAAGGAAAACCTTAATTCTGTGGTTTTCCTccccttctctttccctctttccccctgtttttttccaagtttttggTTGTTCCTTGAAATCTGTGGGCCTTGTCTCAGCTTAAATATTAAATAGATGATATCCACATTATTTCCATGAGATTTCCATGCTGTCCATTGGTCTGTCAGGAAATCCAGTTTTCCCTGGCCATATCCAATCCCTGATGCACAGCACCTGGATACAGTCCTGATTCCAGGGAATTCTGGccatggaaagcagcagcaagtgtGGTGtgagggagctcagggagccAGAATCTTCCTGAAGCAAATTTTCCTCAAGctttgggagcagggagtgctgctGGCATTGTGAGTTGGGGTTGTTGTGGTCTGACCCCTTCACTTGCCCTTCCTGGGGGAATCAGGCCCTTGGGAATATGCAGTTGAACAGCTCCACTCGCAAAGAAggagtttttttgggaaaaatagTGACTTAAGGTGTGAATTTGGctccctgcctttcctgtgctgctgagccactTGGATAATCCAGGATATTTGGGTGAAACCCCCCAGTTAGGGAGGATTTTCCAAGCCCTGTTTTGTCTCCTCCTCAGACAACGCACCCCGTGGTCTCCACAGTCCAGCAGagctccaccagcaccagctctgccagcGAGGAGCACTCCAAGCAGGTCTGTATCCCACTCTTTTCCTGGAGTTGGAGCCCATTTTTTACAGCATTGCTGATgtggtttgggattttcccagaaATCCACGTGGACGGAGCACAAGTCCCCGGATGGAAGAACTTACTACTACAACACTGAGACCAAGCAGTCCACGTGGGAGAAGCCAGATGACCTCAAAACCCCTGCTGAGGTAACCAAATCCCAAATTAATTCTGGGATAATACTCTGGGAACACGAGGATTTCCAAGCCtgacacctgcagcagggagaaTTCTGCTGGAAGCAATGGGAGCAAACTCTTCCAGTAAGAAATGTTCCTAAAATATTTGGATTGCTCTCCTTATGTTGGGAGAACCTGAGGGTGCAAAATTCCtcaattttcctcatttttaaataggtttttttaatttaaaatgtgtccttttttattttttagagaagtaatagaaaaataatttagagaattaaaaaatccctaaaaattactattttggCCAAGTTAATGCTCTTAAAATACACCACAAATTCCTGAGAATTCCTCTGGTTTATTCTTGTTGGATAATATCAAGTCAAATTGATCTAATGTGATTTATTTGCACTTTTTGGccaatttttctgttttcttgggAAATATTTGATGTTTGTAGCTGAGAGATGAAAATAAACCTTAACTGAAGCCAAatccacaaggaaaaaaaaatgggaaaacttggaattttgttgattttttttttttccccttaattgGAAGGAATTTCAAGAGGAAAGAGCTCCAGGAATGCAACTTTAATGCATCCAAAACCTTGTGCCCCATAATTATCCCACCTAATGATGTTCCTAATTGCTTATTTAAGGAGCAGAAATAATTAAGGGGGGAGCAGGAGTCCTTATTTAAGGAGTTACTAAAGGagattttccttggaaaacCTTTGTTTTCTCTCCATCAGCAATTGTTGTCCAAGTGTCCCTGGAAGGAGTATAAATCAGATTCTGGGAAGCCTTATTATTACAATTCCCAAACAAAGGAATCCCGCTGGGCAAAACCCAAAGAGCTGGAGGATCTTGAAGGTAAAAGAGCGCTGGActtgtatttttataaatatatattagttaattacattatttatttaaatagcaACAAAATCAGATTGGAGGAGAataattgttaaaaaaataataggtatcagtaatttaaatatttcctttcttaaaattctgtttaataatTCTGACTTTCTTTCTAggtctttgaaatatttttttacatattaaaagcataattttaaGCCAAAAAGTCATTTTTATATTCCCCGGTCTTCCCGTAATGGCATTTCTAAACTTTATTTTGATCTCAATTCATTTTAGTCTTTGAAGGGCACAAACATTAGTATTTTTGATagtaataaaaacatttaaaactttgcttttattaTATCAAGAGTTACCAGAACTCCCTGTGTACATGAACAATTTTAAAGctatattttaattgtttttctcctttttcctctagCAATGATTaaagctgaagaaaacaggTACATTTTTAACATTATACTAATTGTTTCATGAGGGCCTTCAAACTTTTTCTGAGGGCCTTCAAGCCTTTCCTGGGGGATCTTCAAACCTTTCCTGAGGAAGtttaaaccttttttcctgAGGGTCTTTGAACCTTTTCCTGAGGGCCTTtcagccctttttttttcctgagggcctttcagccctttttttttcctgagggcctttcagccctttttttttcctgagggcctttcagccctttttttttcctgagggcctttcagccctttttttttcctgagggcCTTTCAGCCCTTTTTGTTTCCTGAGGGCCTTCcagcccttttttttccctgagggCCTtccagcccttttttttttcctgagggcctttcagcccttttttttttcctgagggcctttcagcccttttttttcctgagggcCTTTCagccctttctttttcctgagggCCTTCAAACCTTTCCTAGGATCCTTCAAACCCTTTTTTCCTGAGGCTCTTCACACCCTCTTTCTTGAGGGGCTTCAACCCCTTTTTCCTGATGGCCTTCAAACCTTCCCTAGGATCCTTCAAACCCTCTTTCCTGAGGGCCTTTCaccctttttttcctgggagcttttaacccctttttttctcctgagggcctttttccctttttttctcctgagggcctttttccctttttttctcctgagggcctttttccctttttttctcctgagggcctttttccctttttttctcctgagggcctttttccctttttttctcctgagggcctttttcccttttttctcccgagggcctttttcccttttttctcccgagggcctttttcccttttttctcccgAGGgcctttctccctttttctcccgagggcctttttccctttttctcccgagggcctttttccctttttctcccgagggcctttttccctttttctcccgagggcctttttccctttttctcccgagggcctttttccctttttctcccgAGGgcctttctccctttttctcctgaGGGCCTATAACCCTTTCCTGAGTCTTTAACTCAGCCTAAACCCCTCATCCCCACTTTGACCACACCCCTGAGCTGCCCCGTTGCCCTGAATCTCCAGGCCAGTGCCACAGGTGACGCTGTTGTTTTTGTCCCCAGCACGAAGCCAGAGGAtgcggccgccgccgcctcggCTCCGGCCACAGCCGGGGACGCTCCGAGCGGGGCCAGCGCGGCCCCGGCCGCCGAGAGCGCCACGGCCGCTCCCGCGGGAGCTGCTCCCGAGGGGGAATCTGCCCCGGCCACCGCCACGGGGGACACGGACGCCGCTGGCACCGCCACGGCcgaggagcagggccagggcagcgcCGCCCCCGGCGCGCAGGACGGGAGCGCGGACACCGCGGCGGCCGCCACGGATGAGGCGGCCAAGCAGGAGGCCTCGGGAGAGTGAGTGCCAGGGGATGGTGTCAGCTCCAGGaaagaggatttgggggggatgtTATGGGGGTTCATTCCTTGTGAGGCCTTGGGGTGGAATTCCcccagaagctgtggctgtccctggatccctggcagtgtcccaggccaggctggagcagggcttggagcagcctggcacagtgggaggtgtccctgccttggcaggCTGGATTGGGATGATCCTTTAAGTCCTGTCccacccaacccattccatggTGCCCATCCCAAGCACCAAGATCTTCACACAAACCTGTAGCACAATTAAAGCAACTTTGTCAAGGGAATAAATAATTTAccacaggacaagagggaatggctttgaGGTGACAGAAGGCAGGCTTAGATCAGGGATTGGGAAGTCATTTCCTGGGTGGGTGAtggggccctggcacaggtgcccagagcagctggggctgcccctggatccctggcagtgcccaaggctctgttggacactggggcttggggcagcctgggacagtgaaaggtgtccctgccatggagctGCGTGGGCTTTACTGTCCCTTCCCAtccaagccattccatgattccatgataatTTATGAAGCCCTCAAGGCTTTGCTGCagtttttcatttctcagcagcATCAGTGACATGAACATTCCCAGAGTGCCATTAAACACTTCCCTATGTATTCTCCTTTTTCATGGATCTGTGCCATTGGTTAtcactggaagaaaataaaatactaaatggATTTTTATCTGTTCCAGCcatgattccttttttttttttttttttaaataacaaaagaTCTATTATGTGGAAAATTATAACTTAGGATTTTTATAATTCAAGAACAAGAATTGCTGTGGGGGATTTTAGACAGCAGGACCTAATTAAGGAGAAGACCATTTTTAGGCACTTCtccttatatttttatataaaatgttAATATTCCTGCTGAATTTCAACATTATATTTTTAGGAATAATTTCTAGATAACTTCAGCAGGCAGCCAATTGCAGGAGGGAAATATTTTGCCTCAATAATTCActttttttgatctttttttcatCAGTTGTGGTGCCTGTAAGGAAAAGCCTTCTATGAAttattagaattattttttttacttggagctgctatttaaaaaactcattttgtggtggtttttgaCTCTTTTCAGTGCCTCTAACttagaaaaaaatgctgaaataataaaatttgttttgctttagtGCTGCTGCAAAGAAGGAAGATGAGGATGCCCAACCAGTTAAAAAAACCTACACGTGGAACACAAAGGAAGAGGCCAAACAAGCATTTAAAGAACTGTTAAAAGAAAAGGTATTTGGGccaattattaaaattttattgaCCAATTAATAATGTTTTATTGAACTACAAAATcgtttcatttttcttttatttgccaggttttacttgatttttctggggaaaaattCCTCACTCTTGaggaagtgaaagaaaaagagcattGCAGTGAAGCTTTGTTTTAgcttaaaaatgaaatgttcttttttcttttccccgTGGCTGTTTTTAAGGAATTATTCCCTGTTGGATGTTAATTCCAGGTCTGATTCATCCATAATTTCCTGTTTTCACAGCGGGTTCCATCCAATGCTTCCTGGGAGCAGGCCATGAAAATGATCATTAATGACCCCAGATACAGGTACTGAGTCCTCCTTCAATTCCACACAAaccttttttgggggaatttgcTTCCAAAAAATCCAAAGTTCTGTCAGCAGCAGATACTCCTGCACTTGTGCCATTGGCATGGACTTGTCTTCCTTTCCTCCATAAGGAAATGCTTCCAACAGCTTCATTTTTATTGGGAAAAAGTTGGAAGTTGGTATTTTATGCTGATTTAAGGATTAAAGTGTTCAGATTAATTTTATCTCAAATCTGGATTATTCAAACAGTTGCCTTTTGCTTTCTGGTGTTGATTATCTTATTTatgtttcatattttctttttcttctttttctgaatgTTCTTGATttaggtttttgggttttttttcctggttttctgattttctttcgCTTTTTGTTCGgattttccttttactttttcagattttcatttttttcccctgattttccttttctgattgttctgtttttctttgtcttctcttcctgatttttttttttaaatttataactAACAttgctctttcctttcctttcctgggaaGTGCTTTGGCAAAACTGAGTGAGAAGAAGCAGGCCTTTAATGCCTACAAAGTTCAgacagagaaggaggagaaggaagaagccAGATCCAAGTACAAGGAAGCCAAGGAATCCTTCCAGCGTTTCCTGGAAAACCATGAGAAGATGACATCCACCACCAGATACAAGTAAGAGACTTGGGATAAAAATCTGGGATAAAAATCCTGATGGGATGCACTGCTTGCAGTGGCATCAACTCCCATTTTtagatttttccttcctttataaaaattcaaaagatatcacaaaaaaaaaacaaacttcccAAGAGGGAAAATCAAGGAGAATTCCTTAAAGTGTTCCTTCTTGGAACAGAGCTCTCCCTGATGTTGTGGGGAATTGGTGAATAATTCAGTcaccaataaataaataaagaaatgaacagttgtgtggttttcatttgctttgcccagaaaagctgagCAGATGTTTGGGGAGATGGAGGTGTGGAATGCCATATCCGAGCGGGACCGGCTGGAGATTTATGAGGATGTTCTGTTCTTCCTGTCCAAGAAGGAGAAGGTAAGTTCCCTTCAAATCCATCCAGCATCTCCTCACTTGTTCCTACATCACTTTAAACCTGTGCTTGAGGCTTTTTGGCAGCTTTTAGagaaggtttgggggtttgttgGGGTTTATTCCTACTGATTTTACCATGGGTTGAATTTATGGGGGATTTTAATCACTCACATTATGCATTTTATTCTGAATCAGTGAAATAATAATAAGATGGAAAACTTATGTTGTTTtgtgtccaaggccagggtggatggggcttggagcaacctggtccttGTCCAGGGCAGGAggttggaatgggatgagctttaaggagcctttcaacccaaaccactctagaattccattattttatataaattaaaGACTAATTTCATACTTTCTTGAAGAACATGCTAGATGTCTTACATTTCTATCCAAACCACCTCAAACTgagcccaaaaaaaaaaccttttcccctCAGGAACAAGCCAAGCAGCTGCGGAAGAGGAACTGGGAAGCTCTGAAGAACATCCTGGATAACATGGCCAACGTCACCTACTGCACCACCTGGTCAGAGGCCCAGCAGTACCTCATGGACAACCCCACCTTTGCCGAGGATGAGGAGCTCCAGAGTATGGCCATGGGCTCTGGAATTCTTTGGGAAGGAGGATTCTTCCTGACTTGGAAGGAataacctgatttttttcccccctctccctgtgTTCTTGCTAGACATGGATAAGGAGGATGCCCTGATCTGTTTTGAGGAGCATATCAGGGCCttggagaaagaggaggaggaagagaagcagaaaagtttgctgagggaaaggaggaggcagCGTAAAAACAGGGAATCTTTCCAGGTTGGTGCAATTTGGGGTTCTGCCCTAAAAATCTCATGGGATATTCCACATGgaggttttttatttctgagggtTGATTCAAGGGGCTGTTGAAAGCCTGAGGTGTTGGGCTGAGgcattttctctgctgtgttaCACCCAAGGGAAAATCAAGGGGAATAGGCCAGGATGGGAAGGAGATGCAGCTGGAATGTGCTAGGTGgtggagaaaagcaggaagaacAACAGAAGAAGTGATTCTTTTAATCCTATTGGAGCAAAAGTGGAATTCCAGTTACCAAGCCAATCCATCCCAGCTGGTACCAAGGAGAAGCTGGAGGAATGActccaaattcccatttcctctgttttttgCAGCTGTTTCTGGATGAGCTGCACGAGCACGGGCAGTTACACTCCATGTCCTCCTGGATGGAATTGTACCCAGCCATCAGCTCCGACATCAGATTCACCAGCATGCTCGGCCAGCCTGGTAAGGAGGGGaaatcctgggatttggggcaggcCACAGCAattcttcctgctttttaaCACCTCAAAATGCTGCTCTTGGGTTAAACCTGACCTGTGGCTTAACTAAACCCCTCCCTCAGGATCAACAGCACTTGACCTGTTCAAGTTTTATGTGGAGGATTTAAAAGCTCGTTACCACGATGAGAAGAAGATAATTAAAGACATCCTAAAGGTGAGCATTACCTGGCTCCTCCTTGAACTGCACATTCCTCATCCAAGGGAGCTGGGATTCCCTTGGAGTTGAAGGAATTCCTGGTTTCCCTCGTGCCAAAGGAGCTGTTTTTTCCAGGATAAAGGATTTGTGGTGGAGGTGAACACTTCCTTTGAGGATTTTGTCACTGTCATCAGCTCCACGAAAAGAGCCACCACGTTGGATGCAGGGAATATCAAGCTGGCTTTCAACAGTGTAAGTATGAATTAGTAAATTAATTGGGATGATTAGGATGGGAAATCCCTTCTCCAAACAGGAATTagggtttattttttaactaaTTCCATAATATTTGAGGACTATTCTGTTATTTAGGGTTATTGAACTGATTTCACATTGTTGccacaataaaaacaaaccttttCCCAAGCAGTCAGCATTCCCAAACTTGAGGAATTCTGGGATAGGAATTCAGTGGTGCTCTCCTGTTTGTACATTAAGATTTCTCCTGATTTGTGTGGTTCTGTAATTTTGCATCATTTTATTTCCATCAGCAGCAATTCCATGCTTGGAAACAATAATTGATTAATTGTTGATTAAATCATTTAATGTCATCGCTTTGTTTATGAATGAAGTAGAGGAAAAGCAATGGATTTCCAGGTGACTCAGGCCCAGCTCCGAGGGTGGGCTGTGCAGAAATGCCAGGGAATGGAATTCTTTCCCTTttgctccccagctgctggagaaggcgGAAGcgcgggagcgggagcgggagaAGGAGGAGGCCCGCAAGATGAAGAGGAAGGAATCAGCCTTCAAGAGCATGCTGAAACAAGCCACCCCCCCCATCGAGCTGGATGCTGTCTGGGAGGATGTAAGGATGAGAATTCCTTGGGGAGAACATGCCCAAATTCCCAACCAGGTCCCTGCTCatccctaaaaaaccccacattcgCCAGGCTCTTCctggttctgctgctggggcctCAGAATCCCATCAAACCCTGTGGATTCTTCAGGAAAACTTGGAGTTGGGTGGGGAAAGCTTCATCcttttgaaacaaaaacatcctaaaagaactggaaataaacaaaaccccCTCCAAAAATCTCACACCCCCCCAAAGTCAATTGAAGTTATTTAGAACTTTGTCCTGGATAAAATACCCTGGAAAACCTTTCCTTTCCAAGGATAATTTGTataaatatttggggtttttttaagcttaAATGGAATGTGCAGGAAGACAATGGAATTCTCCATGTTTCCATGAGTTAGACCTTCCCTGAACACTGGAAGTTTGGGATTTGCTTGGAAATCTGGGATTAAAAATTCAGCCTTGTAGCAGTTCAGGGGCTCCTCAACtggtgaaaat
Above is a genomic segment from Haemorhous mexicanus isolate bHaeMex1 chromosome 8, bHaeMex1.pri, whole genome shotgun sequence containing:
- the PRPF40A gene encoding pre-mRNA-processing factor 40 homolog A; amino-acid sequence: MSGGDSTAAAATASPQPLPFSLPKPPPLMQLTPGDAVRPVGSSADQSPKSARLAARPDWPAGKPVSLLAPLLPPRGEPEPLLPFGPAAPRPPLRGRLLGRCGGSLLSPAMRPGGVDRGSLMMGHPGMPHYPPMGMHPMGQRPPNMPPVPHGMMPQMMPPMGGPPMGQMPGMMQSVMPGMMMSHMSQAAMQPTVPPGVNSMDAQVGVTPPGTQTTHPVVSTVQQSSTSTSSASEEHSKQKSTWTEHKSPDGRTYYYNTETKQSTWEKPDDLKTPAEQLLSKCPWKEYKSDSGKPYYYNSQTKESRWAKPKELEDLEAMIKAEENSTKPEDAAAAASAPATAGDAPSGASAAPAAESATAAPAGAAPEGESAPATATGDTDAAGTATAEEQGQGSAAPGAQDGSADTAAAATDEAAKQEASGDAAAKKEDEDAQPVKKTYTWNTKEEAKQAFKELLKEKRVPSNASWEQAMKMIINDPRYSALAKLSEKKQAFNAYKVQTEKEEKEEARSKYKEAKESFQRFLENHEKMTSTTRYKKAEQMFGEMEVWNAISERDRLEIYEDVLFFLSKKEKEQAKQLRKRNWEALKNILDNMANVTYCTTWSEAQQYLMDNPTFAEDEELQNMDKEDALICFEEHIRALEKEEEEEKQKSLLRERRRQRKNRESFQLFLDELHEHGQLHSMSSWMELYPAISSDIRFTSMLGQPGSTALDLFKFYVEDLKARYHDEKKIIKDILKDKGFVVEVNTSFEDFVTVISSTKRATTLDAGNIKLAFNSLLEKAEAREREREKEEARKMKRKESAFKSMLKQATPPIELDAVWEDIRDRFVKEPAFEDITLESERKRIFKDFLHVLEHECQHHHSKTKKHSKKSKKHHRKRSRSRSGSESEDDDSHSKKKRQRSESRSVSERSSSAESERSYKKSKKHKKKSKKRRHKSDSPESDVEREKDKKERERDSEKERARQRSESKHKSPTKKRPGKDSGNWDTSGSELSEGELEKQRRTLLEQLDEDQ